In a single window of the Campylobacter iguaniorum genome:
- a CDS encoding HvfA family oxazolone/thioamide-modified RiPP metallophore, translating to MKKLAVLFTGLFLAFGLTTNLSAAEKCGTSKCGDTKVEKTTKCGDAKKDDAKKDAKCGASKCGATK from the coding sequence ATGAAAAAGTTAGCAGTTTTATTTACAGGTCTATTTTTAGCTTTTGGTCTTACAACTAACCTAAGCGCAGCAGAAAAATGTGGCACCAGCAAATGCGGCGATACAAAAGTCGAGAAAACTACAAAATGTGGCGACGCAAAAAAAGATGACGCAAAAAAAGATGCGAAATGTGGCGCTAGCAAATGCGGAGCAACTAAGTAA
- a CDS encoding ribonuclease J produces the protein MNEENKEKSVAEKSVTSEKPNKRRRYKNHRDNLKKQVKTGEEEATQNAQTNQNGENKEAPKPKKRRHKTNNPTVKISGNEDWQKDMKAAIEANKASHELRLNPLKYLSSSEHKIRVTPLGGLGEIGANMTVFETENDAIIVDIGMSFPSESMHGVDILIPDFDYVRKIKQKIRGIIITHAHEDHIGAVPYFFKEFQFPLYATPLPLGMISNKFEEHGLKSYRSYFRPIEKRKIYELGDFEIELIHITHSIIDASALAITTKAGTILHTGDFKIDHTPIDGYPTDLNRLAYYGEKGVLCMMSDSTNSYKEGITKSESSVGKTFDSIFATAKGRVIMSTFSSNIHRVYQAIERGIKHGRKVCVIGRSMERNLWTAIELGYVGLDKKIFIDANEVGKYPDNEVLIVTTGSQGETMSALYRMATDEHKYIKIKPTDQIIISSKAIPGNETSVSTVLNFLLKSGASVAHQDFSEIHVSGHAAQEEQKLMIRLIKPKFFLPVHGEYNHIVRHKETALACGVDERNVYLMSDGDQIEICQKYIKRVKTVKTGKVFIDNQINKQISDDVVIDRQKLAEAGVVTIIAQIDKNAKKLIQNRVISHGLVSERQSKNLSKEMEEVLLQFLSNVKDELLHDPRALENQIRQVIRKHIFRKIKKYPTIVPVVYLM, from the coding sequence ATGAACGAAGAGAACAAAGAAAAATCAGTTGCGGAAAAATCAGTTACGAGTGAAAAACCAAATAAAAGACGCAGATACAAAAATCATAGAGATAATCTAAAAAAACAGGTCAAAACAGGCGAAGAAGAGGCAACTCAAAACGCCCAAACTAATCAAAATGGCGAAAACAAAGAAGCTCCAAAACCTAAAAAACGCAGACACAAAACGAACAATCCAACAGTAAAAATCAGTGGTAATGAAGACTGGCAAAAGGATATGAAAGCCGCAATAGAGGCAAACAAAGCAAGCCACGAGCTAAGACTAAATCCACTAAAATACCTAAGTTCAAGCGAGCATAAAATCAGAGTAACTCCACTTGGTGGGCTTGGCGAAATCGGTGCGAATATGACCGTATTTGAGACCGAAAACGACGCTATTATAGTAGATATCGGTATGAGTTTTCCAAGCGAGAGCATGCACGGGGTTGATATTTTGATACCAGATTTTGATTATGTTCGCAAAATCAAACAAAAAATCCGTGGTATCATCATCACTCACGCTCACGAAGACCACATCGGAGCTGTGCCGTATTTTTTCAAAGAATTTCAATTCCCGCTTTATGCTACTCCACTTCCACTAGGAATGATAAGTAACAAATTTGAAGAACATGGCTTAAAATCATATCGCAGCTACTTCCGCCCGATAGAAAAACGCAAAATTTACGAGCTTGGCGACTTTGAAATCGAGCTTATACATATAACTCACTCTATCATTGATGCAAGTGCTTTAGCTATCACTACAAAAGCTGGAACGATACTTCACACAGGCGATTTCAAGATAGATCACACTCCAATCGATGGCTATCCGACAGATCTAAACCGCCTTGCGTATTATGGCGAAAAGGGCGTTTTGTGTATGATGAGCGACTCTACAAATAGCTATAAAGAGGGTATCACAAAGAGTGAAAGCAGCGTAGGAAAGACATTTGATAGCATATTTGCCACTGCAAAAGGTAGGGTTATCATGAGCACATTTAGCTCAAATATCCACCGTGTTTATCAAGCTATCGAGCGTGGTATCAAACATGGCAGAAAAGTCTGTGTAATAGGCAGAAGCATGGAGAGAAACCTCTGGACTGCTATCGAGCTTGGATATGTAGGCTTAGACAAAAAGATATTTATCGACGCAAATGAAGTCGGAAAATACCCAGACAATGAGGTCTTAATCGTGACTACTGGAAGTCAAGGCGAGACTATGAGTGCGCTTTACCGCATGGCGACTGATGAGCATAAATATATCAAAATTAAACCAACAGATCAGATCATAATCAGCTCAAAAGCAATCCCAGGCAATGAAACAAGCGTTTCTACTGTTTTAAATTTTTTACTAAAAAGTGGAGCAAGCGTAGCTCATCAAGACTTCAGCGAAATCCACGTCAGTGGTCACGCAGCACAAGAAGAGCAAAAGCTTATGATACGCCTTATCAAGCCTAAATTTTTCTTGCCAGTTCATGGAGAGTATAACCACATCGTTCGCCACAAAGAAACAGCTTTGGCGTGCGGGGTTGATGAGAGAAATGTATATCTTATGAGTGATGGTGATCAGATAGAAATCTGCCAAAAATATATTAAAAGAGTAAAAACAGTAAAAACTGGTAAGGTATTTATAGATAATCAAATCAACAAACAAATCAGCGACGATGTCGTCATAGATCGCCAAAAACTAGCTGAAGCTGGAGTGGTAACTATCATCGCTCAAATAGATAAAAATGCTAAAAAACTTATCCAAAACCGCGTCATAAGCCATGGTCTTGTGAGCGAAAGGCAGAGCAAAAATCTAAGCAAAGAGATGGAAGAGGTGCTTTTACAGTTTTTAAGTAACGTAAAAGATGAGCTTTTACACGATCCAAGAGCCTTAGAAAACCAAATCAGACAAGTTATCAGAAAGCATATATTTAGAAAAATCAAAAAATACCCAACAATCGTCCCTGTTGTGTACTTAATGTAA
- a CDS encoding pyridoxamine 5'-phosphate oxidase family protein: MRRKDRELGEQDALKIIDDSQYATLSCIDEDGEIFSIPISIARVENSIFIHGAKVGSKARLYQNGKSVTLVAVSKNEVPAPSYEFCQSIKDNARELGSSVFTTEYLSAVAKTRAYEVTDEAQKINALRLLCEKYTPEYMEYFSVAATGSLQRTSIYELKIESLTAKAKIIK, translated from the coding sequence ATGAGACGTAAAGACCGTGAGCTGGGCGAGCAAGACGCTCTTAAAATAATAGATGATAGCCAGTACGCAACGCTTAGTTGCATAGATGAAGATGGTGAGATTTTTAGTATTCCTATCTCTATAGCAAGAGTTGAAAATAGCATTTTTATACACGGTGCAAAGGTCGGAAGCAAGGCAAGGCTCTACCAAAACGGTAAAAGCGTTACGTTAGTAGCTGTTAGTAAAAATGAGGTTCCAGCCCCAAGCTATGAGTTTTGCCAAAGCATCAAAGACAATGCAAGAGAGCTTGGAAGCTCTGTTTTTACTACAGAATATCTCAGTGCGGTCGCAAAAACTAGAGCCTATGAAGTCACAGACGAAGCCCAAAAAATCAACGCTTTACGCCTGCTTTGTGAAAAATACACACCTGAATATATGGAATATTTTAGCGTTGCAGCGACTGGCTCACTTCAAAGAACCAGCATTTATGAGCTAAAGATTGAGTCATTAACTGCAAAAGCAAAAATCATAAAATAA
- a CDS encoding nitroreductase family protein, whose translation MKNIMQNRFSCRNFTSKKIAKEAIDEILDLTRLSPSSCGLEPWKFMVVSKSDDLAELGEICNNQDHVKNCSHAIIIIARNDLKGGCEFIRHQVDRKPRTPERLQKALDHFAARFDPQSDDEIMAYATNQCYMACANLVNIAQSLDVKSCIVAGFDLEKLTKFVGLDEHFKPVLVVALGYSDEKAPAKTRQSFDQVVIQK comes from the coding sequence ATGAAAAACATCATGCAAAACCGCTTTTCGTGTAGAAATTTTACTAGCAAAAAGATTGCTAAAGAGGCAATAGACGAGATTTTGGATCTTACAAGACTTAGCCCTAGTTCGTGCGGGCTTGAACCTTGGAAATTTATGGTTGTTAGCAAGAGTGATGATTTGGCCGAGCTTGGAGAGATTTGCAATAATCAAGATCATGTCAAAAACTGCTCTCATGCGATCATCATCATCGCTAGAAATGATCTAAAAGGCGGATGTGAGTTTATCAGACATCAAGTAGATAGAAAACCACGCACACCCGAGAGATTGCAAAAAGCACTTGACCACTTCGCGGCTCGCTTTGACCCACAAAGCGACGATGAGATTATGGCTTACGCGACAAATCAGTGCTACATGGCTTGTGCGAATCTAGTAAATATCGCTCAGAGCTTAGATGTAAAAAGCTGCATTGTGGCTGGATTTGATCTTGAAAAATTAACCAAATTTGTAGGTTTAGACGAGCATTTTAAGCCAGTTTTGGTCGTGGCTTTAGGATACAGTGATGAGAAGGCGCCAGCTAAAACTAGACAAAGCTTTGATCAAGTCGTAATACAAAAATAA
- the thyX gene encoding FAD-dependent thymidylate synthase produces MEVKLLNHTPLWVCSNAIRTCWQSFDKSDNGGEKDIELIDRVGNKFKHASTLEHLYYNFYIKGVSRALLQELVRHRIASLSVKSTRYTLKELKNESEFKAGDFENASRYLVLTGNEFVDNASINALENLRQILAKNTSLDIAKYCLPESYKTELSWSINARSLQNFIALRSSKSALWEIRELANLIYQNLPEEHKFIYEDHLAKID; encoded by the coding sequence ATGGAAGTCAAATTGCTAAATCACACGCCGCTTTGGGTCTGCTCAAACGCCATTCGCACTTGCTGGCAAAGCTTTGATAAAAGCGATAATGGTGGAGAAAAAGATATAGAACTGATCGACCGTGTGGGAAACAAATTTAAACACGCAAGCACACTTGAACATCTTTATTATAATTTTTATATAAAAGGCGTGAGTAGAGCGTTGCTTCAAGAATTAGTCCGTCACCGTATCGCAAGTCTAAGCGTGAAAAGCACTCGCTACACCCTAAAAGAGCTAAAAAACGAAAGTGAATTTAAAGCTGGGGATTTTGAAAATGCAAGTAGATATTTAGTGCTAACTGGCAATGAGTTTGTCGATAATGCTAGCATAAACGCACTTGAAAACTTACGTCAAATTCTAGCTAAAAATACAAGCCTTGACATAGCTAAATACTGCTTACCTGAGAGCTATAAAACTGAGCTAAGCTGGAGTATCAATGCTAGAAGCTTGCAAAACTTCATCGCTCTTAGAAGCTCTAAATCAGCGCTTTGGGAGATAAGAGAATTAGCAAATTTAATCTACCAAAATTTGCCCGAAGAGCATAAATTTATCTACGAAGATCATTTGGCTAAAATTGATTAA
- a CDS encoding GMC oxidoreductase: MVYDVCIIGSGAGASPVAYELSKAGFSVVVLEKGEFYKEDDFSKDELAVSRRKMFVPELKDEYHIVIQKEPNGETKEYKGTWSFWNGSLVGGSSNLMSGFFHRLKPNDFRLKSVYGEIDGANVIDWPISYDDLEPYYTKVEEVVGVSGKVVKHKFSEPRSKMHFPYEKLEENEATKWFDKAALDLGLTPLPTPRAIISRNLLDRNACYYSHFCGGFPCASRAKGSGRVLLQQCPAKIIPKAFVYKLVSDKFSVKEALYYDEFKKSHSIKAKIFVVAAQAIETSRLLLNSKNKHFPNGLANNSNQVGKNLIFSAGGAGSGTFYLKDLSKFDGDALMSRGLFFNRFIQNWYEFSQNGKKYKGGTIDFLFEHPNIIPNIIEQFYDDDGNLLYGDKLMAKIKANIYASRKLTFEVFNDWLPTNTTFVSVSDTYKDKYGVPVALINLEAHKHDLKVGEFLSKQAVKILEKMGAKDVSYNASYDPPPNLVAGGARFGDDPSTSVLDKNCKAHELTNLYVSDASFMPTGGSVPYTWSIYANSFRVADIIKKRLLNLV, translated from the coding sequence ATGGTTTATGATGTTTGCATAATCGGTAGTGGTGCAGGTGCAAGCCCTGTAGCTTATGAACTAAGCAAAGCAGGCTTTAGCGTGGTTGTTTTAGAAAAGGGCGAGTTCTACAAAGAAGATGATTTTAGCAAAGATGAACTAGCCGTTTCAAGACGCAAAATGTTCGTCCCAGAGCTAAAAGATGAGTATCATATCGTAATCCAAAAAGAACCAAACGGCGAAACTAAAGAATATAAAGGCACTTGGAGCTTTTGGAATGGCTCACTTGTGGGCGGAAGCTCAAATTTGATGAGTGGGTTTTTTCATAGGCTTAAGCCAAATGATTTTAGGCTAAAAAGCGTTTATGGCGAAATTGATGGTGCAAATGTTATTGATTGGCCAATAAGCTATGATGATTTGGAGCCATATTATACGAAGGTTGAAGAGGTTGTCGGCGTATCTGGAAAAGTCGTAAAGCATAAATTTAGTGAGCCTAGAAGCAAGATGCATTTTCCGTATGAAAAACTAGAAGAAAACGAAGCTACAAAGTGGTTTGATAAAGCAGCTTTGGATCTTGGACTTACCCCGCTTCCAACCCCAAGAGCTATTATTTCACGAAATTTGCTTGATAGAAATGCGTGTTATTATTCGCATTTTTGCGGGGGATTTCCTTGTGCGAGTAGGGCTAAGGGCAGTGGGCGTGTTTTGCTCCAGCAGTGCCCTGCCAAAATCATCCCAAAGGCCTTTGTTTACAAGCTAGTGAGTGATAAATTTAGTGTAAAAGAGGCTTTGTATTATGATGAATTTAAAAAATCTCACAGCATAAAAGCCAAAATTTTCGTAGTCGCAGCTCAAGCGATCGAGACTTCAAGGCTACTTCTAAACTCAAAAAACAAGCACTTTCCAAACGGACTAGCAAACAACTCAAATCAAGTCGGCAAAAATTTGATTTTTTCAGCTGGTGGGGCTGGAAGCGGGACATTTTATCTAAAAGATCTTAGTAAATTTGATGGTGATGCCTTGATGAGTAGGGGACTGTTTTTTAATAGATTTATCCAAAATTGGTATGAATTTAGCCAAAATGGCAAAAAGTACAAAGGCGGAACGATCGATTTTTTATTTGAGCACCCAAATATTATTCCAAATATCATAGAGCAGTTTTACGACGATGACGGAAATTTGCTCTATGGGGATAAACTTATGGCAAAGATAAAAGCCAATATTTATGCTAGTAGAAAGCTGACATTTGAGGTCTTTAATGACTGGTTACCTACTAACACAACTTTTGTTAGTGTTAGTGATACTTACAAAGACAAATACGGCGTACCAGTAGCCCTGATAAACCTAGAAGCTCACAAACACGATCTCAAAGTCGGTGAGTTTTTGTCTAAACAAGCTGTAAAAATCCTAGAAAAAATGGGTGCAAAAGATGTTAGCTATAATGCTAGTTATGATCCGCCACCAAATTTAGTAGCTGGCGGGGCTAGATTTGGTGATGATCCTAGCACTAGCGTTTTAGATAAAAACTGCAAAGCTCACGAACTAACAAATCTTTATGTTAGCGACGCTTCATTTATGCCTACTGGTGGAAGCGTGCCTTATACTTGGAGCATATATGCAAATTCATTTAGGGTGGCAGATATCATCAAAAAAAGGCTCTTAAATTTAGTATAA
- a CDS encoding pseudouridine synthase: MRINKFISHNTNYSRREADELVKDKKVSINNKVVENLATEVNDGDKVKIGQKLIKLKKEFSVIVYNKQKGELVTKRDDRGRKTIYDNLPRGLSKFISIGRLDFASEGLLLLTDAPAIAEALMSSDIEREYYLKVKGEITEPVIAAMQEGFFAKDATKGAHAKTKQISMEFKPFLAYKVISQSGGYTRLRVIINEGQNRELRRFFGYFDLEVMDLKRVSFGRVSLDQLGDGKWRYFTNSEYDDLRDFLKQNNVRY, translated from the coding sequence ATGCGTATAAATAAATTTATCTCTCATAACACTAACTACTCACGCCGTGAAGCAGATGAGTTAGTAAAAGACAAAAAAGTTAGCATAAATAACAAGGTAGTAGAAAATCTTGCAACCGAAGTAAATGACGGTGACAAGGTCAAAATAGGTCAAAAACTCATAAAACTAAAAAAAGAATTTAGCGTAATTGTTTATAACAAACAAAAAGGCGAGTTAGTAACCAAACGTGATGATCGTGGCAGGAAAACAATATATGATAATTTGCCTCGCGGGCTATCTAAATTTATCAGCATTGGCAGGCTGGATTTTGCCAGTGAGGGTCTGCTGCTGCTCACTGATGCTCCAGCTATTGCTGAGGCTTTGATGAGTAGCGATATCGAGCGTGAATACTACCTAAAAGTCAAAGGCGAGATCACTGAGCCAGTCATCGCGGCTATGCAAGAGGGATTTTTCGCTAAAGACGCTACAAAAGGCGCTCACGCTAAAACCAAGCAAATTTCTATGGAATTTAAGCCATTTTTAGCATACAAAGTCATCTCACAAAGTGGCGGATATACAAGACTAAGAGTCATTATAAACGAAGGACAAAATAGGGAACTTAGAAGATTTTTTGGATATTTTGACCTTGAGGTTATGGATCTAAAACGCGTTAGTTTCGGGCGTGTTAGCCTAGATCAGCTTGGCGATGGCAAATGGCGATACTTCACAAATAGCGAATATGATGATTTAAGGGATTTTCTAAAGCAAAATAATGTAAGGTACTAA
- a CDS encoding KpsF/GutQ family sugar-phosphate isomerase, with protein MDIIAIAKDVLNLEANELNRQANLLDDKFQKAVELAFKCKGKLIITGVGKSGHIAAKIAATLASTGTPSFFLHPTEALHGDLGMISTSDTVLAISFSGESSELLAILPHIKRRGIKIIGMAKSGSSLHHLSDEFMSLDILKEACPLGAAPTVSTTLTLALGDALAVCLMKLRNFQKEDFAMFHPGGSLGKRLYLKVSDVMRKENLPIVSDDVSLKFAIDTMTHGKLGTVLLTDKSGELVAVLSDGDLRRALGEPNFDINANAISYATKNPRVLDNENLLAYEALKLIEEYKIQILVVTKDKRPIGALHIHDLTSLGL; from the coding sequence ATGGATATTATCGCTATCGCAAAAGATGTGCTAAATTTAGAAGCAAATGAGCTAAATAGACAGGCAAATTTGCTTGATGATAAATTTCAAAAAGCCGTGGAGCTAGCTTTTAAGTGCAAAGGTAAGCTCATCATAACTGGAGTTGGCAAAAGCGGTCATATAGCAGCCAAAATCGCTGCAACTCTAGCAAGCACTGGCACGCCTAGCTTTTTCTTGCATCCTACTGAAGCTTTGCACGGCGATCTTGGTATGATAAGCACTAGCGATACTGTGCTAGCCATTAGTTTTAGTGGGGAAAGTAGCGAACTGCTAGCTATTTTGCCTCATATAAAAAGACGTGGGATAAAAATCATCGGTATGGCAAAAAGCGGCTCAAGTCTGCACCATTTGAGCGATGAGTTTATGAGCCTTGATATACTCAAAGAAGCTTGTCCTTTAGGAGCAGCGCCTACAGTTTCTACCACGCTTACCTTAGCTCTTGGCGATGCTTTGGCGGTTTGCTTGATGAAGCTAAGAAACTTCCAAAAAGAGGATTTTGCTATGTTTCATCCAGGTGGAAGTCTTGGCAAACGCTTATACCTTAAAGTTAGCGATGTAATGAGAAAAGAAAATTTACCTATTGTTAGTGATGATGTTAGCTTGAAATTTGCTATAGATACGATGACTCATGGCAAACTTGGTACTGTTTTACTAACAGATAAAAGCGGTGAGTTAGTAGCAGTTCTTAGCGATGGCGACCTTAGACGCGCTCTTGGTGAGCCAAATTTTGACATAAATGCTAACGCGATTAGCTATGCAACCAAAAATCCAAGAGTGCTGGATAACGAAAATTTGTTAGCTTATGAAGCTTTAAAACTCATCGAAGAGTATAAAATCCAAATCCTAGTCGTGACAAAAGACAAAAGGCCAATCGGTGCTTTACACATCCACGACTTAACAAGCTTAGGACTATAA
- a CDS encoding HTH domain-containing protein — MAKSIIEVAKEVLERKKEALNPNRMYHIAKDLDLISDLNLGGKTPWASFGARIYIDIKGNPNSVFEVVSTKPMLIKLKNQDVSKPVNLAEQISPKEPQTSYCERDLHILLTRFVFVNDNFKAYTKTIYHESSKKAQKGVDKWLYPDIVGVSFEYRDYQKELSKFINKFSTLPVKIYAFEMKKHLNVSSFREYYFQAVSNSSWANEGYLVALDIDESDEELMDLIKRMSGSFGIGVISLSSQNVDESVILARAKFKESLDYSVMNELSSKNPDFKKFLESVEEFNIEKEYRSIIEFDKVLDNEKLENYLKEKKIKD, encoded by the coding sequence ATGGCAAAATCTATTATAGAAGTAGCAAAAGAGGTTTTAGAGCGTAAAAAAGAGGCGTTAAATCCAAATCGTATGTATCATATCGCAAAAGATTTGGATTTGATAAGCGATTTAAATTTAGGTGGTAAAACTCCTTGGGCTAGTTTTGGAGCTAGAATTTATATTGATATTAAAGGCAATCCAAATTCAGTATTTGAAGTAGTTAGCACAAAGCCTATGCTTATAAAACTAAAAAATCAAGATGTAAGCAAGCCTGTAAATTTAGCAGAGCAAATATCTCCAAAAGAGCCACAAACTTCATATTGTGAGAGAGATTTACACATTCTTTTGACTAGATTTGTTTTTGTAAATGATAATTTTAAGGCTTATACTAAAACAATTTATCATGAAAGTAGTAAAAAAGCCCAAAAAGGCGTTGATAAATGGTTGTATCCAGATATCGTTGGTGTTAGCTTTGAATACAGAGACTACCAAAAAGAGCTTAGCAAATTTATAAACAAATTTAGCACACTTCCTGTTAAAATTTATGCTTTTGAGATGAAAAAACATTTAAATGTAAGCAGTTTTAGAGAGTATTATTTTCAAGCTGTTAGTAACTCAAGCTGGGCAAACGAGGGCTACCTTGTTGCACTTGATATTGATGAGAGCGATGAGGAGCTTATGGATCTCATCAAACGAATGAGTGGCTCATTTGGAATAGGCGTCATTAGCCTAAGTTCTCAAAATGTCGATGAAAGTGTGATTTTAGCAAGGGCTAAATTTAAAGAAAGTTTGGATTACTCTGTGATGAATGAGCTAAGTAGCAAAAATCCAGATTTTAAAAAATTTCTTGAGAGCGTTGAAGAGTTTAATATAGAAAAAGAATACCGAAGCATAATCGAATTTGATAAAGTTTTAGATAATGAAAAATTAGAAAATTATCTAAAAGAGAAAAAAATCAAGGATTAA
- the rsmA gene encoding 16S rRNA (adenine(1518)-N(6)/adenine(1519)-N(6))-dimethyltransferase RsmA produces the protein MIKAKKKFGQNFLQDESIKNKIIESIPNGVKRIVEIGPGLGDLTQKLVKTNSQIDCFEIDGELYEILVDKFQDEISSKKLSISNCDALNAWDKISSSEYFLVANLPYYVATNMILKAIDDPNCKGLVVMIQKEVAIKFSAKDRDKEFSSLAILAALKGKCELLFDVPSTAFNPPPKVVSSVIRLVKDMDLSLDLDYAEFKNFLKAAFSAPRKTLLKNLSSLQSKEMLENLFAKFELNPTIRPHELSVALYLKIFKEATNERREQRKISCGKISYE, from the coding sequence ATGATAAAAGCGAAGAAAAAATTTGGTCAAAATTTTTTGCAAGATGAAAGCATCAAAAACAAAATCATCGAATCGATTCCCAATGGTGTAAAACGTATAGTTGAGATTGGGCCTGGCTTAGGTGATTTAACACAAAAGCTTGTTAAAACTAACAGTCAAATAGACTGCTTTGAGATAGATGGCGAACTCTATGAAATTTTAGTAGATAAATTTCAAGATGAGATATCAAGCAAAAAGCTAAGCATAAGCAATTGCGATGCTTTGAATGCTTGGGATAAGATAAGCAGCAGTGAGTATTTTTTGGTAGCGAATTTGCCATATTATGTTGCGACAAATATGATATTAAAAGCTATAGATGATCCAAACTGCAAGGGCTTGGTGGTGATGATACAAAAAGAAGTTGCCATCAAATTTAGTGCAAAAGACAGGGATAAAGAGTTTAGCTCTTTGGCTATTTTAGCAGCGTTAAAAGGCAAATGTGAGTTGCTTTTTGATGTGCCAAGCACTGCTTTTAACCCGCCACCAAAAGTCGTCTCTTCAGTCATAAGACTTGTTAAAGATATGGATTTGAGTTTAGATCTAGATTACGCAGAGTTCAAAAACTTTCTAAAAGCAGCGTTTAGCGCTCCTAGAAAGACACTTCTAAAAAATCTGTCTAGCTTGCAAAGCAAAGAAATGTTAGAAAATTTGTTTGCTAAATTTGAACTAAATCCGACTATCAGACCCCACGAGCTTAGTGTCGCCTTATATTTAAAAATATTTAAAGAGGCTACAAATGAACGAAGAGAACAAAGAAAAATCAGTTGCGGAAAAATCAGTTACGAGTGA
- a CDS encoding gluconate 2-dehydrogenase subunit 3 family protein has translation MINRRFFCKTVPCALLLSFMGLNASDKTPSTDEVFSILDRVSKLVFPQIKALNIDALSYFKLVLSHSKISKKDKNFLINGCLWLDEIARQNYQISFVNLSQNEQNRLLNLVIKEQDWGENWVYDLLIFCSEATFGDPIYGANIDANGWKWVAHETGLPQPKVPFL, from the coding sequence ATGATAAATAGACGGTTTTTTTGCAAAACAGTGCCTTGTGCCTTGCTTTTGTCGTTTATGGGCTTAAATGCCAGCGATAAAACTCCAAGCACTGATGAGGTGTTTTCTATTTTAGACAGGGTTTCAAAGCTCGTATTTCCACAGATAAAAGCTCTAAATATAGATGCTTTGTCGTATTTCAAACTAGTTTTATCTCACTCAAAAATTTCAAAAAAAGATAAAAATTTTCTTATAAATGGTTGCTTGTGGCTTGATGAAATCGCAAGACAAAACTATCAAATTTCGTTTGTAAATTTAAGCCAAAACGAACAAAACAGGCTTTTAAATTTGGTTATAAAAGAGCAAGATTGGGGCGAAAATTGGGTTTATGATCTGCTTATTTTTTGTTCAGAGGCTACTTTTGGTGATCCGATTTATGGAGCAAACATAGATGCAAATGGCTGGAAATGGGTCGCTCATGAGACTGGTTTGCCTCAGCCAAAAGTACCATTTCTGTAG
- a CDS encoding HvfX family Cu-binding RiPP maturation protein yields the protein MRSFCSLLSLVSSNFQSITLLLIRLILAFGFYETAILKWQNIEPTAEWFASIGVPFPLLSVYLVAIFEALAVVLFVLGLFTRAICVPLIVIILVAIFSVHFQNGYSLANNGFEVPLYYLAMILTLFSFGGGKISLDKAVFKDDK from the coding sequence ATGAGAAGTTTTTGCTCGCTACTTTCTTTGGTGTCTTCAAATTTTCAGTCAATAACGCTACTTTTGATACGTTTGATTTTAGCTTTTGGCTTTTATGAAACGGCGATTTTAAAATGGCAAAATATAGAGCCAACTGCTGAGTGGTTCGCATCTATTGGGGTGCCATTTCCACTTTTGAGCGTGTATTTGGTGGCTATTTTTGAGGCTTTGGCGGTGGTGCTTTTTGTGCTTGGGCTTTTTACTAGAGCTATTTGCGTTCCTTTGATCGTGATTATTTTGGTTGCGATTTTTAGCGTTCATTTCCAAAACGGATATAGTCTTGCGAACAACGGTTTTGAAGTTCCGCTTTATTATCTTGCTATGATACTTACTCTTTTTTCATTTGGTGGCGGAAAAATCAGCCTTGATAAAGCAGTATTCAAAGATGATAAATAG